In the Sarcophilus harrisii chromosome 1, mSarHar1.11, whole genome shotgun sequence genome, one interval contains:
- the LOC100916971 gene encoding olfactory receptor 13C2-like, producing the protein MEINETTVTEFFLKGLSGYPKLEIIFFVLILIMYVVILLGNGILIVISILDPHLHIPMYFFLSNLSFLDICYTSTSIPPTLMNFLSQRKTISFSGCVVQMFLGLAMGTTECVLLAMMAFDRYVAICNPLRYSIIMNKIVYVQMAAGSWVAGSVNSLVQTIFVVQLPFCGNNVINHFSCEILAVMKLACADISGNEFIMLIATTVFALTSLLLIVVSYILIISNILKIHSAEGRSKAFSTCSAHLTVVIIFYGTILFMYMKPKSKISPNSEKMQATDKLISMFYGVMTPMINPLIYSLRNKDVKEAVKHLLVRKAFSK; encoded by the coding sequence atggagataaatgaaACCACTGTGACAGAATTCTTCCTAAAGGGACTTTCTGGCTATCCCAAACTTGAGATCATTTTCTTTGTGCTGATCCTGATAATGTATGTGGTCATTCTTCTAGGCAATGGCATCCTCATTGTAATTAGCATCCTGGATCCTCACCTCCATATTCCCATGTATTTCTTCCTCAGTAACCTCTCTTTCTTGGACATCTGCTACACTTCCACCTCTATTCCTCCTACACTGATGAACTTTTTATCTCAAAGAAAAACCATTTCCTTTTCCGGATGTGTAGTTCAGATGTTCCTTGGTTTGGCCATGGGGACCACAGAATGTGTACTCCTGGCCATGATGGCCTTTGACCGCTATGTGGCCATTTGCAACCCCTTGAGATATTCCATCATCATGAATAAAATTGTGTATGTGCAAATGGCAGCTGGTTCCTGGGTAGCAGGGAGTGTCAATTCATTGGTGCAAACAATTTTTGTGGTCCAGTTGCCTTTCTGTGGGAATAATGTtatcaatcatttcagttgtgaaaTCCTGGCAGTCATGAAACTGGCCTGTGCTGACATCTCTGGTAATGAATTTATCATGTTAATAGCCACTACAGTATTTGCATTAACTTCATTGTTACTGATTGTTGTCTCTTACATTTTAATCATCTCCAACATCCTGAAGATTCACTCGGCTGAAGGGAGAAGTAAAGCCTTTTCTACCTGCTCAGCCCACCTGACTGTGGTCATTATATTCTATGGGACCATCCTGTTTATGTATATGAAGCCCAAATCCAAAATATCACCTAATTCAGAAAAAATGCAAGCTACAGACAAACTCATTTCCATGTTCTATGGGGTAATGACTCCCATGATTAATCCTTTAATCTATAGTCTCAGGAACAAGGATGTGAAAGAGGCAGTTAAACATCTGCTAGTCAGGAAAGCTTTTAGCAAATAA
- the LOC100920106 gene encoding olfactory receptor 13C9-like, which yields MEKANWTSGREFILLGFSEYPKTEVLIFLLCLLMYIVIVLGNGIIIILTILDCHLHTPMYFFLSNLSFLDICFTSSFVPKMLTNFSSERKTISFYGCIIQMYISLAMGSTECVLLATMAFDRYMAICNPLRYPIIMNKRLCVQLVVTSWVVGFLNSTMETALIIGLPFCGKNVINHFVCEILALLKLACADISLNEIIMLIDSITLAFSPLLLIIISYIFILSAILRINSAEGRKKAFSTCSAHLTVVTVFYGTILFMYMKPKSKNSIIDKFITLFYSVVTPMLNPIIYSLRNKEVNSAVKYVLKKFRFKKGL from the coding sequence ATGGAAAAAGCCAATTGGACATCTGGAAGAGAGTTCATTCTACTGGGGTTTTCAGAATACCCAAAGACTGAAGTGCTCATATTCCTTTTATGTCTGCTGATGTACATAGTAATTGTACTGGGAAatggtattataattattttgactATCCTGGACTGTCACCTTCACACaccaatgtattttttcctcagtaaTCTTTCCTTCTTAGATATATGTTTTACATCCTCTTTTGTCCCCAAAATGTTGACAAACTTCTCATCAGAAAGAAAAACCATCTCCTTTTATGGGTGTATTATTCAAATGTATATCTCCCTTGCCATGGGGTCCACAGAGTGTGTTCTTCTAGCCACAATGGCCTTTGATCGTTACATGGCCATCTGTAATCCTCTCAGATATCCTATAATCATGAACAAGAGACTCTGTGTACAGCTGGTGGTTACATCTTGGGTTGTAGGTTTTCTTAATTCAACTATGGAAACAGCTCTTATTATAGGATTGCCCTTTTGtggaaaaaatgttattaatcattttgtttGTGAAATCTTAGCCCTACTAAAGCTAGCCTGTGCTGACATCTCCTTGAATGAGATTATTATGTTGATAGACAGCATAACACTTGCTTTCTCCCCATTATTGCTAATTATTATAtcctatatttttattctctctgcCATTCTGAGAATTAACTCTGCAGAAGGTAGGAAAAAAGCCTTTTCTACTTGTTCAGCACATTTGACTGTGGTGACTGTGTTTTATGGGACCATCCTCTTTATGTATATGAAGCCCAAGTCCAAAAATTCAATTATAGACAAATTTATCACGTTGTTCTATTCGGTGGTGACCCCCATGCTGAACCCCATCATCTACAGCCTTAGGAACAAGGAGGTGAATTCAGCCGTGAAATATGTATTGAAAAAATTTCGATTCAAGAAAGGCCTATGA
- the LOC100917233 gene encoding olfactory receptor 13D1-like, protein MDKRNYTAVTEFFLVGLSHYPGLQMFLYAICLVMYLVILLGNSMLIIISILDPHLHTPMYFFLGNLSFLDICYTSSSIPQMLVTVMSERKSISFIGCALQMILSLGLGCTECILLAVMAFDRYVAICNPLRYTIIMNNGLCIQMAAWTWIIGCLNTLLPSVLALIKPFCGNTIDHLTCEILALLKLICGDISINVLLLTVGSILYLLTPLLLIFFSYVFILSTILRINSSEGRKKAFSTRSAHLTVVILFYGSALFMYIKPKSKDTKIFDEIFGLSYGVITPMLNPIIYSLRNKEVKDAVEKFLLKNLYLK, encoded by the coding sequence atggacaagaGAAATTACACAGCTGTGACTGAGTTCTTCCTGGTTGGACTTTCTCATTACCCAGGTCTTCAGATGTTTCTTTATGCCATCTGCCTGGTGATGTACTTGGTGATTTTGTTGGGAAACAGCATGCTCATTATCATCAGCATCTTGGATCCCCACCTTCACACACCTATGTACTTTTTCCTTGGAAACCTCTCCTTCTTGGATATCTGTTACACATCCTCCTCTATCCCTCAAATGCTGGTGACTGTTATGTCAGAGAGGAAATCCATTTCTTTCATTGGTTGTGCACTACAGATGATACTTTCTTTAGGGCTGGGGTGTACAGAATGCATTCTCTTGGCAGTAATGGCTTTTGACCGATATGTTGCCATCTGTAATCCCTTGAGATATACCATAATAATGAACAATGGACTTTGTATTCAGATGGCAGCTTGGACCTGGATAATAGGGTGTTTAAACACTTTGCTACCCTCTGTGCTTGCCCTGATAAAACCTTTCTGTGGAAATACCATTGATCACCTTACCTGtgaaatcttggctctgctcaagCTTATCTGTGGAGACATCTCCATCAATGTGTTACTCCTAACAGTTGGCAGTATTCTCTACTTACTCACTCCTCtgctactcattttcttttcttatgtcttCATCCTCTCCACTATCCTGAGGATCAACTCTagtgaagggaggaagaaagccTTTTCCACCCGTTCAGCCCATCTGACTGTAGTGATCTTATTCTATGGTTCAGCTCTTTTCATGTACATAAAGCCCAAGTCTAAGGACACCAAGatttttgatgaaatttttgGATTGTCCTATGGAGTCATCACCCCAATGTTGAATCCCATTATCTACAGTCTGagaaacaaagaagtaaaagatgCTGTGGAAAAATTCCTATTGAAAAACCTTTACTTAAAGTGA